Genomic DNA from Lactuca sativa cultivar Salinas chromosome 8, Lsat_Salinas_v11, whole genome shotgun sequence:
CTGGTTTATACCATTCTGCAAACATATAAATCTGCAAATATGTGGATATATATACAGGCAAAAGATTAGACATTTAGAGAACTATAAAATATGAAGGAATAAAATGGATTCTGTTTGGTTGGAATGGAATGGATGAGGACATGTGGTAATGGAATAGCCCATTCCATTCCTTCCTCAATTCCATCATACCAAAAAGTAAAACTACCTTAAAAGAAACTTTTTaatgtatgatatgattatgtacCATTTCTGCTGAAAGAACACCATCGGATTTCACTCCAGCAAGTAAGAAAGACAAAAGATCCACCCAATTTCTAATGAAAGGATCTTTGAGTCCCAATGAATCAACTATTTCTGAAAAAGGGCGTAAAAGCTTTGTGGCACCAAGAACACCTTGAGGTCCGATTTTTGCAAATGATTTTAGGAGTGGATATGCATATCTAACTCCAGCAGTAGAAACAACTCCCAAATCACCTCGAATAGATAAAGGTGGCAAAGCCATGGCAGCTGCGTATTGTACTGTGGGGTATTCCTTCTTGATTTTAGATTTCACTTGGATCCATGATCTTCCTGCATATATATACATGACCATAAATTATTATATGACTTTAAAGTTGAAAAATGATATCAACTTTAAaaaggttaaatgcaagaaaactTGTTTACAGATTATATAGAAAAACTTATTTCTATCATTACTCAtgattttgttatttttcaaaacaaaataataacTTTCAAATCATACATCCAAACACCCCCATTAGCATTAAACCAATTCATAATCGTTTATCTACTAAAATAATTGTAGTCAACATATTTATTCAAACAAGGAACCAAAAAGACCTTACCCTCGATAACAAGCCCATagtaaagcataaaaatcaagtTGTTCCATGGAGAAGATGTCACTTGTTCAAGCAACACCTACAAATATATAGATCAAATCGCGAATTAGATGTCATATAATTCAGTTGTAAGATTGTAAATTTCCATTGTTATCCTTATTATCAAAGGTTCTTATGATACCTTTTTGGCAACTGTTGTCGTGTCTTTTTTGCCCTTGAACAACTTATCCAACAATAAGTGGTAGAAATGCCCAAATGGTCCAAGATATGCACACCCAAAAAGCTACAAACACTCCCGCATTAATATTCTATActgattcttatatatatatatatatatatatatatatatatatatatatatatatatatatatatatatatttgactggTGCTTTTTCATTTGTTGCAGAGAGAATAAGTTATGTGACTTTCATATCCTGATATTTTATATGTGACACCCCGACCTTACGGATACTGTCATTTATTCTTAGTATTCTTTAATTCATTAGGAATGGTGAAAAGTTTAACAGCAGAACATGGTAACCTGCTATCTGGTAACACCAATGGTTCCTAAGTGCAAATCAAGAAAATAAGAGCAACAAATATCGCAGGTTTCTCTCCCTCCTTGAAATTGAGCACAAGTCTAAAACAAAAGAAATATGATGAAATTGAACACAGGGCCTAAATTCTTTGAGAAATTTTCAGAATTCAATGAAGAACCATACATGTTCAACAGAAAAATCATAAATCCAAACCTATATATTATCAAAAAATCGGACCTGATGAGAAGAGGAAAAAGGAAGAAGCGTACCTGATGAGAAGGGGAAGGAGACTTCAAAAAATTGGAACAGATGAGAAGAGGATCGTCGACGATTGGTTGTTGCGGGAGAAGAAAATTGGCGTTGAAGTAGGAGAAGAAACGATGGAGTCGCTGATTTCTTCCTTTGGTAGGGCAAGGGTATAAATGGAAACCCTTCTCCCTTTCTTCCTCCTTTCTCAGTCAGTCGATTTTTTCCATCTTACCCGATTAGATTAAGCTTTCCGAGTCAGATACACAAATTTAGTTCATCAAACGTCTTTATCTGACCGGGTCATCAAAAAAAGTCGTTGATGTCTGAGATTCGATACCTTGAACCAAGAAATCCCTAAATCTCTATGAGATAGGAGCGCCGACACCTCGATCGATTTTGTTGAGAAGCATCGAGCATAACACTAAATCTTTTGGGAGTCGCAGTCGCATGCCAGGAGAAGTGAATGtgatgttgtagtgatctgttagagaAAGGAGGGACATGGATGGAGGAAAAGGGTGGCCTGGTGGTTCTAGGGTTTTTATACAAATGGTGGTGTTAGTAACCAACGATGGTGATTGACCATGGAGTTTCGAGACcttgactttaatggagctattgTTCTACTTGATATGGAAATCACTCTAAATTTGTAGTTGTAATACAGCTCTTCTATTGATTGAGAGGCTAAGAAAGTACTTGAGGAACTGAAGATAGAGGGAAGTAGATGAAGGGTTTTTGAACTGAAACCGTAGTTCCAACAATAGTCATGGTTCCAAAAATTGTACCCCTTTGATCAATTTCATGGCCTGGTGACCAAAAAACCTTCGATTTCACTAAGAACTGGAACCCTAGTTCCAACAATAgtcgatttttggtatttgattgagagagagagagagagagaagaacgattgaaagaaggtagaggagagcttggcggggtttttaattttttcagaatttcatttccccctttcccccactattaaaggatggaacgcgcgttccattaaaaaatataaagcgacatccttagacgacgcgcattttattataggtgccctccgtgttttttttagacactaatttaagggcgcgcaataatgcgtgtcttctatcctaaaattttttgaagagatgacatttttctaatgtcactctcctttgcgtaacatagatcaatgagcgtcgtattttgaccgtcgtaaaaggccttttttcttgtagtgatagtAGCTTCCATTATCCTGCACTTCTTCCCATCttccttgtaaatatggacacacgtcgaaatgatgtccattttgggaGCAAAAATCGCAAAGAATAAGTGTGGGCTGCACACTTTGGTCACTTTCAGTCATCATTAGTAACTAAGCTAGCTTAGAAATTAAATCTTCAATGCAAGGAGTGTTCATTTCCAAGacatactttttttttgttttttttttcaagtttgggATTGTAGATTAGAGTACCGGTACGATGAAATATGGAGATAGAGAAACAAACTTATTAAAAAGAAACCAATCCCCGACAACGACGCCAAAATtcggtggttgtcgaggccaacaaaataaataaccctaaatattttaCACTAAAATAGTTTATAGTGGTAAAGAGGTCGAGTCCGCAGAGATTGGTTTAATTTaaaaactctatgaaaaatctctttgcaaaagtacttgtaaaatgacaataaaaaatgGAGGGTTTTGGTCTTTTTAAATACTTGAACTAAAACTAGgattaaactaagatttaaacggacaattaacaaaaataaaagtttgatgtaaatcaataagagaaagatggttgacttaagtttcctcactttgactattggtgaatatattattaaaatccaatggtgcaatacttgttttaaatccttaatttggctatagtaatccaagaaacttgagattacctagactctTCTTAGTTGTCAAAATgattagagaagctcataacaatttccttagttaaagtcagaatttccattaagcatgtaattagtgaaaatcAACttgcattaagaaccaaaaagtcaccaaatccaagaggagtcaaatgctttcactaccATATTGGAGAAAATacttttatgattgtgtgaagcaaaactaacataaaaatcatttgttgcttgctaatttgaggaacctttacttaatcaagaaattagccaactaatcaccacaaacacattcaaactcatgaataaaaacatacaagtagtgataatatgttaaaacacaaaacatttccataaagattcaagaataagttcatggagtcttcaacattcaacaaaagttcaaaggattccaCAAAAGTCAACCAATTTAGcctagcatggctaaactcaagaaaTCAAAGTAAGAAAAGGTTGTACCAGAGAAAATGCTCCAAATTCGGATGTGTAGAAGTCTAGAAAAgtggcacaccaaccttccccaTATAGCTCAAAATAAGAATTTCCGGAAATGCCCCTAAAGGGCCTTGTGCGACCCATGTGCTGAGCTGGTCTTTATTGATTTGGGCTTCCAATAACTTAGCCCACTGGTCCAGTTTGAGTCCACTAAGCTTGTAGTCTAAAGttcttcatgttttcttcaatttaagcccaaGATGACTTCTCCAAGTGATCAATAACTCACGTAATCACCCGATCATTAACCTCCGCATGCTCAAATATTCTTTCATTTCTTGCAAATTTAAATTTGATCTCCTCCAAGTCCAATCGatttccatacgtcccgaacattccGGCTCCACTAGTCTCCTTAAAATGTACAATTATGCTTatgaaactagaaagtacccaaaatagtcataaaataacaaaaaggaaaatatgcttGTAGTTAGCTAAGTTATGAATGAAATacactaaaataaactataaaaagaagtaagtaaaatgaaactatcatctACCCTATGATATCTATCACTTTGCAAACCTAACAATCGCATACGAAGGACTGATGAAGTAAAGGCAGACAAACAAAAATAACTTGCATTGACGATATGAGCATTTTTCAGCAAAATAAAGAAACCCCTACCCATGTCTTCAATCATTTTAATTTCCTGGTAAATGATATGCATCGACTAAATATGAACAATACGAGAAACTCTCTGGTGCTAAAGTTTACTGATTCACTAAATGAGAGTTGGGAACATCATGTTGATGTTTTGAAGAATAGTGAAAATATTGCAACCATGGATTTAGCCTCTCTATTTAGTAATCTTCGTAATCATGAAGAAATAAAGATTTTGCGTAATCAAATCATGCGAGATACTCACAAGGACAAATATGTGGCTTTATACTACAAGAAGACTCCTTAAAATAGCTATGACGACTTCTATGACGAATCTAAAGGTGAAGCCCTGATTGTTAAATGCTACATTACTAGGAATGACAAGAAACCATTTGGGTTTAAAAGGTATCAATTTAAGACTGACTCATCAGCGTCCAAAGGTTACGAGGCTAAAAGAAAAACTGCTGCTGAGAAGAAAGGTTTCATGTGTTTCAATTGTGGAGGTGCTGATTATTTTTCCAGAGATTGCAAATCAAAGAAAGTTGACACATATGAAGAATATGAAGTAAACTACAAGAAGCTATTGACATCTCAAAAAAGGAAGATCATTGATGTCAAAGTGTTGGTTGTTGTAGTAGAAAATTGTGTGTCAGAAGAAGAATCATCTGATGAGGATAAAGGTAATGATAAGTGTTTGATGGCTCGTACTGAAGATCCGGTTGTTGATAAAGAAATAAGTTCTAGTTCTTTTAAAGATGATCTTGCCAAAGTCGCGAAGGACTCAAAACATCTAGACTGGGATTCATCATCTTCGTATCAGGAAATAAGTTTATTACTTACACTGATAGCGAAAAATCCATGATGTTTAATTACTTGTTCCATCATCTTTCAAAAGTTAATcaagaaaaacatatgcttagGGTTGAGATTGACACACTTATgaataatttgtctagcattaTGAAGACTCTTACCTTTACTAACAATAAAGTCACAAACTTAACTCTTAAACAACATTGATCTCAACTCTAAAAAGGATAGAGCTGAAGAACATTCTAATAAGCttcaaaatataataaataactaGGATAATTCTCATCAAAAGCTAAGTAGAAGTCTGATCAATGTGATAAAATACTTGGTGGAGATATTGAAGAAGTTGGTAACATCTACAAACGTATTGAATCTGAATCTATGTTCTCTTCTCCTGATGATCTCAAGGAAGATTTTAAAAATAGGTTCATTAGTAACTCATTTATAAATCAGGCTCTAATTGATAAACATTGTACTACTaacctgtaacatccggatttccaggtattatgtttgatcatttatttttttaagtaaaagagatggactcgacgagtttaggcgtagactcgtcgagtaggaccgctATTGCTaactggattaatgaacggacttgacgagtcggaaagggtggactcgacgagtccgcgctgtggattgaaaccctaattctcggggtctgtgccctatttaaaggcctttatgtgtgacaacccaaaaatttccgttagttttaacgtcaaaGTTAACGTCGcagttaacgtcgaaattaacgtcgaaattagttacgtcaaaaattacccaaattatcccgaaaatatttttgaccaggaattaaacccgttggaatattttaaataatattcgtcaagcgaaaaaAAATTAAagcggtataattttaaaatttgccgtGATTAAGGAAGTGGTGAAAaacccgttcgcggttggtgtcaggagAACCCCAGCCAGGCCATAAggtccaccctatataagggaggagTAGGTTTCACTCCCacctttttcccaccttagacacacacactctctctctactttctctgtCTAAaaatgggttttggtcaaaaatcgtccCTCCGAGCCTCAAATTGGTAAGCTAACCTTCCTAGCGTGTTATCTAACTTAACTATCTTTCAAATTCGCGACTTAAACATCCAAAAAcatcaagaacatgtgtttacggtctttggagcctcccaaaaccgtaaaccacTTGGATGTgggttttaatgctcaaaaacccttcccaaACACTTCTCATGCTTAGCATTGGCTTAGAGACTTActcgaaaggacttagaacaccaaaatcggaccaaatggggagtaaGTATGAGTTTACGGACTAAGGATGTTCTTGGAATGTAAACCCatgttcatggaccataaacaccttttatggTGTCAAGCTACCCCTCAAACacttccaaaagcttccatgggtgcttagagccttgtaatccttcgtttgatgcaccaaaaacatgattcatgggctaacatgagtttactaccataaactcatgtgtttaaggtactaAACTCCCCAAGTGTatctccttagaccttaaacacctttccaaggtgtttaagtgccctaaacaccttcctatgctcataaaagtgactagaaccttacatgcatgagttagaaccaccaaacaaccaaggaaatggaccaacatgagtttactaccgtaaacgcatgtttttacggtcgtaaactcctcaaggggtatgcataggccgtaaactcctttaatggtccatttgaggccttaaacccttcataagccctagaattgaacctagcctaattccacaagtgttataagaccttaatacatcaaagaacacaccatccatgagtttacgactgtaaactcatggggacaagatcttagggccgtaaactctataaagagttcactcttgaagagtaaactccctatctaggccatacacacccttagatgttacccgggacacttctagcacttgtagcaaagtgtttttttaTGACGTatgacatccttacttgcttaattagttattaaatgactaattggatacttaaatgtatcattacatgttaaataggaatcgcgtgtgtggtcaagtcctcgcttgacacttagcatcctataccgccACCTTCACCCGattcacttacaacaggtgagttcataccccttaatgagcCTTTTCAgctatttttacatgttttatggggggggggggaatacaagttaaacatgccagttatcatatcaatcacatgtgattgacaacccgcatgcacaatgatttattacactgtgaactgttttaccgagtatgaTACTGCAAATGGTTCTTCCAAAACATCTTTACTTGTACGAAGCTCTTCTCAAATTGTTTTCTCACGCTGTATTTTTACTTAGAATCCTGTTACGGCATTATgttaaacaaaggatttctttactCAAAacgttttatcaaagtttcattcaaaacttgtttatgaaaggtttctaaagaatttctaaagattttcaaacttattttataaaagaataccaagtcgtgattttcttaagtataaaggttttccaaagttttcacagaagttttcttccatgttttatactcctactttgttagatTCTACTGCCTTGTTATACTTCTACATAGtaaatgctcctacttagttaaatgctactactttgttaacacttttacttcgtggtacacttatacttcgtgatacgcttttacttcgtgatacacttttaCTTAGTaatacactcctacttcacgatacactcctacttcactatACACGCTTACTTCATgatacactcctacttcacgatacgctcctacttcttaacacttctacttcgtgaaacacttcaactacgttaaatgcttctactatgttaaatgtatgtctgtgcttgtatagatatatataaataatgtttaaaggacttaggaaggcttgttcgccctatttccttttcttcgttgagatgtggtctggtgggatcggatatccgtctgaaggtcgtttgatcattagttatatattatgtatacaagcatagacatataggtttacatcggtcagttcagttgtgagtctctatcattagtccagtattttacatcagatctcactacacgagatacatcttcagtacacggccttctccgttgtcaagttggtaaccagagtctcttgtagggagagcggacattgtgtgtatagctATACAAGATTGACACccctgcaccctgactgctagctacagtccacggcctaccaagccaaggggtgacaaatgtcatacttacaccgacgcttgcagggcgtcaagttctctagtgtctatcagtatggttacgagtatcttggggttaccttataattcatggccttaaggtaatgggttttaacactgtattcactatttttagaccttgctagatgtatcattcatttgatactatctggggtctgtattcactgtattcactatttttagaccttgctagacgtatcattcatttgatactatttggggtctgtattcactatttttagaccttgctagacgtatctttcatttgataccgtctggggtctgtgtctcccttttGTTAGATTGAGCGAGGCGtaccgttcattcgatactctcctggagccTATGATTtctttttgccttagtcagcagtcttcactgctgaggcatatgttattttccctgatatcctcctactttctttaaaatcaaacaccgcattttgataatgatagtgtgcactcgacgagtcgaatcaaagtttgaccgttgactttcgttgaccttaGGGTTCTGGCAAGATTGATTCAAGAGAGTTCAGGaaggggtagaatggccttctttCCAATCTTTAGAGATGAGGCTATAAGTGAATATTGACCGGGAATGTTATTtgaatgataggaggaggctaggtcgggacgttgagcacgagagtttatccgacttcattgaggtgagtcttctcactatactgtacctggaaaggtacctatgtgtgaccggaaggtcttatatgctatgagatgtatgtgttggatgttgttatgtgatatgtatgtgttgtgtatgttatgtatgataaggaccggaaggtcaagatgatatggagtggaaggtcaagaggttacggaccggaaggtctatacgggtaggaccggaaggtctactgggattcgggacggaagtcccctgagacacttggaccggaaggtcccacagagttatggcctggaaaggcatatgtgttgtatgtggtattttggggaactcactaagcatttatgcttacagttgttgtgttatgtgtttcaggtactagcgaggatcgcgggaaggcaccggcatgatccgtacacactcatagagattatgttttgagattctggtatttgtttgttatgatgacattggatacagtttgtttgatattgtttttgatgattaaaatatgatttaaaaatgaaaaattgttttgaaattttacatcgttacaagttggtatcagagccttggttttagggattcgggtgcatcttcgggtgtatctaaactcaaactaaggatttgagaaagtttttcataaaataaacaatttttctaagagAGTAAAAGATTTAGAGAAAGGcagaacggagcagtgtgtatgatcagccagcgcccgaacgatgatttcccaaaatacccttacattttgtgttatgagatattatgtgatatgctatgcatgctagagtaggctaggtactcatattaggactagagtggcctgatttgtgatgccttagtcta
This window encodes:
- the LOC122195668 gene encoding uncharacterized protein LOC122195668, which translates into the protein MTIVGTTVSVQKPFIYFPLSSVPQLFGCAYLGPFGHFYHLLLDKLFKGKKDTTTVAKKVLLEQVTSSPWNNLIFMLYYGLVIEGRSWIQVKSKIKKEYPTVQYAAAMALPPLSIRGDLGVVSTAGVRYAYPLLKSFAKIGPQGVLGATKLLRPFSEIVDSLGLKDPFIRNWVDLLSFLLAGVKSDGVLSAEMIYMFAEWYKPGCSLEYPVGGTGALVEALVLRFSF